One genomic segment of Pelagerythrobacter marensis includes these proteins:
- a CDS encoding enoyl-CoA hydratase-related protein — MSYETIIVEREGPLLTITLNRPDRLNAMPPQMADEIGSAFYDLDDARAVLITGAGKGFCSGADLSARGEGSALQNKGGSHRALQNHYNPAINQVLRAPVPVVCAVNGPAAGIGCSLALAGDFVLAGKGAYFLQAFVNIGLVPDGGSTWMLSRAIGRARATRMMMLGEKIGAQQAEDWGLIFKAVDDDALMDEARALAERLANGPTVAYATMKRNIATALDGEIHQVLLAEAEGQRQAAASSDAMEGGMAFLQKRKPVFKGE, encoded by the coding sequence GTGAGCTACGAAACCATTATCGTCGAGAGAGAAGGGCCGCTGCTTACGATCACGCTCAACCGGCCCGATCGGTTGAACGCGATGCCGCCGCAGATGGCGGACGAGATCGGTTCGGCTTTCTACGACCTCGACGATGCCCGTGCGGTCCTGATTACCGGCGCGGGGAAGGGCTTCTGTTCGGGCGCAGATCTGTCTGCGCGGGGAGAGGGCAGCGCGTTGCAGAACAAGGGTGGCAGTCATCGCGCGCTGCAGAACCACTATAATCCCGCGATCAACCAGGTGTTGCGCGCGCCGGTGCCCGTGGTCTGCGCGGTCAACGGCCCGGCGGCGGGCATTGGCTGTTCGCTGGCGCTGGCAGGCGATTTCGTGCTGGCAGGCAAGGGCGCCTATTTCCTTCAGGCTTTCGTCAATATCGGCCTGGTGCCCGATGGCGGCTCCACCTGGATGTTGTCGCGCGCGATTGGCCGTGCCCGCGCCACACGCATGATGATGCTGGGCGAGAAAATCGGCGCACAGCAGGCGGAAGACTGGGGCCTGATCTTCAAGGCAGTCGATGACGATGCGCTGATGGACGAGGCGCGGGCACTGGCAGAAAGGCTCGCGAATGGCCCGACCGTTGCCTACGCCACGATGAAGCGCAACATCGCCACCGCGCTCGACGGAGAGATTCATCAGGTCCTTCTGGCCGAGGCGGAAGGCCAGCGACAGGCGGCCGCCAGCAGCGACGCGATGGAAGGCGGCATGGCCTTCCTCCAGAAGCGCAAGCCGGTGTTCAAGGGCGAGTAA
- the mce gene encoding methylmalonyl-CoA epimerase, with product MKLGRLNHIGVATPSIAESLRYYRDVMGASITHEPFDLEEQGVKVCFVDTPGESGTNGTQIELIEPLGEQSTLTGFLAKNPAGGQHHVCYEVEDIEQARAWFEGLGKRILGPTRIGAHGTPIFFLHPKDMMGQLTEIMETPKGPGH from the coding sequence ATGAAACTCGGCCGTCTCAACCATATCGGCGTCGCGACGCCTTCGATCGCGGAATCGCTGCGCTATTATCGCGATGTCATGGGAGCGAGTATCACCCATGAGCCGTTCGACCTTGAGGAGCAGGGCGTGAAGGTCTGCTTCGTCGATACGCCGGGCGAAAGCGGCACCAATGGCACGCAGATCGAGCTGATCGAGCCGCTGGGCGAGCAATCGACGCTGACCGGCTTTCTCGCCAAGAACCCCGCCGGCGGGCAGCACCATGTCTGCTATGAGGTGGAAGACATCGAACAGGCCCGCGCCTGGTTCGAAGGGCTGGGCAAGCGCATCCTCGGCCCCACGCGGATCGGCGCGCATGGAACGCCGATCTTCTTTCTTCATCCCAAGGACATGATGGGCCAGCTCACGGAAATCATGGAAACGCCCAAGGGCCCCGGCCACTGA
- a CDS encoding acyl-CoA carboxylase subunit beta has translation MSANIAEMERRREAARMGGGQKRIDAQHAKGKLTARERLDILLDEGSFEELDTYVEHDCVDFGMEDQRIPGDGVVTGSGTINGRLVYVFSQDFTVFGGSLSKRHAEKICKVMDTAMKVGAPVIGLNDSGGARIQEGVASLGGYAEVFQRNVLASGVIPQISLIMGPCAGGAVYSPAMTDFIFMVKDSSYMFVTGPDVVKTVTNEVVTQEELGGAVTHTTKTSVADLAFENDIETLLQTRNFFDYLPLSNREDVPERPTADPWDREEPSLDTLIPDNANQPYDMHEVIRKVLDEGDFFEIQPAHAGNILCGFGRVEGRTVGVVANQPMVLAGVLDINSSKKAARFVRFCDAFDIPILTFVDVPGFLPGTSQELGGIIKHGAKLLFAYAEATVPKITVITRKAYGGAYDVMASKHLRGDLNYAWPTAEIAVMGAKGAVEIIFRQDRDDPDKIAEKTKEYEDRFANPFVAASRGYIDEVIHPHSTRRRVALGLRKLRGKVLENPWKKHDNIPL, from the coding sequence ATGTCAGCCAATATCGCCGAAATGGAACGCCGCCGCGAAGCCGCCCGCATGGGCGGCGGGCAAAAGCGCATCGATGCGCAACACGCCAAGGGGAAACTCACCGCTCGCGAACGGCTCGATATTCTGCTCGACGAAGGCAGCTTCGAAGAACTCGACACGTATGTCGAGCATGACTGCGTCGATTTCGGGATGGAGGACCAGCGCATTCCCGGCGATGGTGTGGTCACCGGCAGCGGCACGATCAACGGCCGCCTGGTCTATGTCTTCAGCCAGGATTTTACCGTCTTCGGCGGAAGCCTGTCGAAACGCCATGCGGAGAAGATCTGCAAGGTGATGGACACCGCGATGAAGGTTGGCGCGCCGGTCATCGGCCTCAACGACAGCGGCGGCGCGCGTATTCAGGAAGGCGTCGCCTCATTGGGCGGCTATGCCGAGGTGTTCCAGCGCAATGTGCTGGCGAGCGGCGTCATCCCCCAGATCAGCCTGATCATGGGGCCGTGCGCGGGCGGGGCGGTCTATTCCCCCGCGATGACCGACTTCATCTTCATGGTGAAGGATTCCAGCTACATGTTCGTCACCGGGCCGGACGTGGTGAAGACGGTGACCAACGAGGTCGTAACGCAGGAGGAACTGGGCGGCGCGGTAACGCATACGACCAAGACCAGCGTGGCCGATCTCGCGTTCGAGAACGACATCGAGACCCTGCTGCAGACGCGCAATTTCTTCGATTATCTGCCGCTTTCGAACCGCGAGGACGTGCCCGAACGTCCGACGGCCGATCCGTGGGACCGGGAGGAGCCTTCGCTCGATACGCTGATCCCCGACAATGCCAATCAGCCTTACGACATGCACGAAGTCATCCGTAAGGTTCTGGACGAAGGCGATTTCTTCGAAATTCAGCCGGCCCATGCCGGCAATATCCTGTGCGGTTTCGGCCGGGTGGAAGGGCGCACGGTGGGTGTTGTTGCCAACCAGCCGATGGTGCTCGCCGGGGTGCTGGACATCAATTCAAGCAAGAAAGCCGCGCGCTTCGTCCGCTTCTGCGATGCCTTCGATATTCCGATCCTCACATTCGTCGACGTACCCGGCTTCCTGCCCGGCACGAGCCAGGAACTGGGCGGGATCATCAAACACGGCGCGAAACTGCTGTTCGCCTATGCCGAGGCGACCGTGCCGAAGATCACCGTCATCACCCGCAAGGCCTATGGCGGCGCCTACGACGTGATGGCTTCAAAGCACTTGCGCGGCGATTTGAACTACGCCTGGCCCACGGCGGAAATTGCGGTGATGGGCGCGAAGGGCGCGGTCGAAATCATCTTCCGCCAGGACCGCGACGATCCCGACAAGATTGCCGAGAAGACCAAGGAATACGAAGACCGCTTCGCCAACCCCTTCGTCGCAGCAAGCCGCGGCTATATCGACGAAGTGATCCACCCGCACTCGACCCGCCGTCGGGTGGCGCTCGGCCTACGCAAACTGCGCGGCAAAGTGCTTGAGAACCCGTGGAAAAAGCACGATAATATTCCGTTGTGA